The DNA region GTCCCGATCAGCGGGGCCGCACCGGTGCGACCCGCCGGTGCCGGGTGCCCGCGTCCGGTCGCGGCCGCGCGCGCCGCCGGCCCGCGCCGCCCCCCAGGGGTGGAACCTCCGGACCAGAACCGACCATTCGTCATGTGATAGTGGAGGGCTTGCCACCGATGGCTATCGTCGAACGAACGGACGTGGTGCCGGACCTGCTCTGGCAGGCGAAGGAGGCACTGGCCGCGCTGGACCGCAGAACGGCGGCGCCGGACGGGCGGAGCCGGGTGGCGGTGGCCGCCGACCGGCTGCTCATCGCCTGCGAGTTCCCGAGCCTGCTGCGCGCGGAGGCCGGCGAACCGGAGCGGTTTGCGGTCCTCGACGCGATCGGCGACCGCAACCGCGACGCCGTGCGGCACCGGGCCGCCTGGGCGCTGGCCGGCTGCCTGCTCGGCGATCCCGGACTGCCGGATCCGCCGGACGGCGCCGGGTCGGCCCTCGCCTCCTGCCCGTTCAGCGCCGAGACGGCCTCCGCCGTGGTGGCCGCCGTCACCGCCCTGGTGCACGGCAACCACCTGGAGGCCGCGATCTCCTGGTGCGACTGGGCGCTGCCGCAGGCGGCGCGGCTGGCCACCGAGAGCTGGTCGGCCCGGCTGCTGGCGGTACGGGCGGAGGCGTCCCTGCACCGGGGCGACGTGCTGGTCGCCCTGGCGCGGGCCGAAGCGGCGCTGGAGACGGCGCCGCCGGAGCGCCGCGGCGCCTGGATCGGCGGACCGCTGGCCTGCCTGATCGCCGGCCACACCGACCTCGGGGAACTCGACGCGGCCCGCGGCTGGGCGCGGCGCCCGGTGCCCGCGCCGATCTACGAGACCCGGCACTGCCTCGGCTACCTCTACGCCCGCGGCCACCACCACCTGGCCGACGGTGAACACCGCTCCGCACTGGCCGACTTCATGAGCTGCGGACGACTGCTGGCCTACTGGGGCCTGGACCCGGACCTGTACCCGTGGCGGCTCGCGGCCGCCGCGGCGTACCTGGGCCTCGGCGACCACGACGCGGCGCTCACCATGGTCGACGCCCAGCTGGCCGGGCCGGCCGCACCCGCCGCCGACGTGGTCCAGGCCTTCGGCCGGCCGGGGGCCAGGAGCCGGCGCCGACAGGAGCAGCGGGAGGAGCTGTTCGGGATCCTCCAGGAGAGCGCCGGACGCCCCGGCCTGTACTCCCGGTTGCGGCTGCTCCAGTGGGGCGACCTGCCGGGCGCCGTCCCGCACCGGGTCGTCCGGTACAAGGTGACCGACCGCTACGCGGCCGCTCTGGACGAGCTCAGCCCGTCCGAGCAGCGGGTCGCCCTGCTGGCCGCGCGGGGCGAGACCAACCAGCGGATCGCCCGGGCCCTGTCGATCACGGTCAGCACGGTGGAGCAGCACCTGACCCGGATCTACCGCAAGCTGCGGGTCAACGGGCGCGGCGACCTGCGCCGGAAGCTGGGGTGACCCGGGCTTCCGGCGAGCGGGCCGCCCGGGCGGCCCGAGGGCTTGTCTGACAAGCCCTCGGGCGGGCCCCGCTCACTCGCGACCGAACAGCTCACAACCCCCGGGCCGGGAGGTCGTCCAGGACCTGCACGATCGCGCAGGCGAAGGCCATGCCGACGCCCGTGCCCAGCAGCATGACGTGGTCGCCGGGGCGGACCTCGCGCCCGGTGAGCAGGTGGTGCAGGGCGGCGACCTGGTCGCTGGCGCCGGTGTGGCCGAGGCGGCGGCCGAATTCCCAGGTGCCCAGGGCCAGTTCCCCGTCGAAGGGCTCCAGGATGTGCTCGACGATGCTGCGGCTGCCCGCTGACTGGTGGGCGACCCGGGTGATGTCCCGGGGCTTCAGCCCGGCTTCGTCCAGGGTGCGGTGGATGAGCTCGCTCTCGGCCCGGCCGATCGCCTTGGCCATCGCGCCCTGATCGCCCCGGAGGGCCTGGATCCGCTCGGGCAGGACGACCTGGTGCCCGATCGTGGGCCCCGCCGGGTGGAGCGGCTCCCCGCCGCGGTTGAGCTCCTCCAGCTCGGGCAGCGAGGAGGAGCAGACGTTCACCAGCCGGGCGAAGCCCTGTCGGCGGGAGAGGACGAGCGCCGTGGCGGCGTCCCCGAACAGGGCCCACTGGGTGCCCCGCCAGCGGGCGATCAGCGGGTGGGTCCAGTTGTCCGCGGAGGTGATCAGGGCGGCGGGGCGGTCCGGGGCGGCGGTGAGGAAGGAGCCGGCCAGCTCCAGGGAGGCCACCATGCCGGCGCAGCCCTGGCGGATCTCGACGGAGGGCGCGGAGCCGCCGATGGTGTGCCGCTGCACGTAGTGCGAGGAGGACCAGATGTCGGGGCCCTGGTAGGTGCAGGTGGCGTGCATCAGGATGGCGAAGTCGGCGGCGGGGTGGCGGGACATCGCCAGCGCTTCCAGCCCGGCCCGGACCGCCATGTCGGGCGCGGCGACGTCGCCGGCGAGGGCCACCGAGAGCCAGTCCATCCCCGCCACGTCGTCCGCTTCACAGAGCCCCAGCTCGACCGCCTCGGTAAGGGTGACGCGGTCCGGAATGCAGGCGGCGATGCCGTCCAGATAGAGGTCGTCGAATATCACGGAAACCTTCTCTCGGGGTTCGGGGGTGCGAATGGTGGAAATCGCGGAAGGCCGCGGGCGTCGACCCGTCGAGGGTGGGCGGGACGACAGCGTAATCGGGTGCGCGGACGGCGGGCCCCCTAAAGAACCCCTGTTCCGGACGCCCCGGCGGTTGTGGCCCGGTCCGGCGGGTCAGAATCGGTACCGACCGTGCGCGGCGGAAATGGCCGGTGGGGTACCACGGCAGAATCCCGGGAGTCTCAGTGGAAGAATCCGCAGTCGTCATCATCGGGGCGAGCAGCGGCTTCGGCGCCGCGCTGGCCGAGGACCTCGCGGCCGCCGGGCGGACGGTGGTCGCGGGTGCCCGCAGTGCCCGGGAGTCCGGCGGC from Kitasatospora cathayae includes:
- a CDS encoding helix-turn-helix transcriptional regulator, with amino-acid sequence MAIVERTDVVPDLLWQAKEALAALDRRTAAPDGRSRVAVAADRLLIACEFPSLLRAEAGEPERFAVLDAIGDRNRDAVRHRAAWALAGCLLGDPGLPDPPDGAGSALASCPFSAETASAVVAAVTALVHGNHLEAAISWCDWALPQAARLATESWSARLLAVRAEASLHRGDVLVALARAEAALETAPPERRGAWIGGPLACLIAGHTDLGELDAARGWARRPVPAPIYETRHCLGYLYARGHHHLADGEHRSALADFMSCGRLLAYWGLDPDLYPWRLAAAAAYLGLGDHDAALTMVDAQLAGPAAPAADVVQAFGRPGARSRRRQEQREELFGILQESAGRPGLYSRLRLLQWGDLPGAVPHRVVRYKVTDRYAAALDELSPSEQRVALLAARGETNQRIARALSITVSTVEQHLTRIYRKLRVNGRGDLRRKLG
- a CDS encoding ketoacyl-ACP synthase III family protein, with product MIFDDLYLDGIAACIPDRVTLTEAVELGLCEADDVAGMDWLSVALAGDVAAPDMAVRAGLEALAMSRHPAADFAILMHATCTYQGPDIWSSSHYVQRHTIGGSAPSVEIRQGCAGMVASLELAGSFLTAAPDRPAALITSADNWTHPLIARWRGTQWALFGDAATALVLSRRQGFARLVNVCSSSLPELEELNRGGEPLHPAGPTIGHQVVLPERIQALRGDQGAMAKAIGRAESELIHRTLDEAGLKPRDITRVAHQSAGSRSIVEHILEPFDGELALGTWEFGRRLGHTGASDQVAALHHLLTGREVRPGDHVMLLGTGVGMAFACAIVQVLDDLPARGL